ACGGCGTGTTCGAGGAGGCCATCGTCGAGATCACCAGGACGATCCACGAGCACGGCGGACAGGTGTACCTGGACGGCGCGAACATGAACGCGATGGTCGGGCTGTGCCGTCCGGGTGACATCGGCGCCGACGTCTGCCACCTGAACCTGCACAAGACCTTCTGCATTCCGCACGGCGGCGGCGGACCCGGCGTCGGCCCGATCGGCGTGGCGAAGCACCTCGCGCCCTTCCTTCCGGGCCACGCGGTGATCGCGACCGGCGGCGAGAAGGCGATCGGGGCGATCTCGGCCGCGCCGTGGGGCAGCGCCAGCATCCTGCCCATCTCGACGATGTACATCATGATGATGGGCGCCGCCGGCCTGACGCAGGCCACGAAGCTCGCCATCCTCAACGCCAACTACCTCGCGAAGCGCCTGGAGAAGCACTATCCGGTGCTCTACCGGGCCCGCAACGGTACGGTCGCGCACGAGTGCATCGTGGACCCGCGGCCGCTGAAGGCGGCGAGTGGCGTCGAGGTCGGCGACATCGCGAAGCGGCTCATGGACTACGGCTTCCACGCGCCGACCGTGTCGTTCCCCGTCGCCGGCACGCTGATGATCGAGCCGACCGAGAGCGAGTCGAAGGCGGAGCTCGACCGGTTCGTGGAGGCGCTGGTCGCGATCCGCGGCGAGATCGACGAGATCGCGGCGGGCCGGCTGTCGAAGACCGACAATCCGCTCAAGCACGCGCCGCACACGATGGAGGTGGTGGTTTCCGACGGCTGGTCGCGGGGCTACTCGCGCGAGCGCGCCGCGTTCCCGCTGCCGTGGGTCCGCGAGCGCAAGTTCTGGCCGTCGGTCGGGCGCGTGGACGACGCCTACGGCGACCGCAACCTGGTCTGCGCCTGCCCGCCGATCGAGGAGTACGCGCAGGCCTGAGCCGGCGCGCGAACGCCGAAACGCGGGCGGCCCCCGGGACCGCGCCCGGGGGCCGCTTCCCGCGGCGGGCCCTTCCTCACCACGGCGTCGGCCGGTAGTCCTTCAGGAATTGTCCCCAGACGTGCACGCCGGTGTTGGCGCCGGCGACGATCGGGTCGGTGATGCGCGCCGCGCCGTCCACGATGTCGAGCGGCGGCGCGAAGCGGTGCTCGACCGCCTTGCGCTCGGCGATCACGGCCGGGTCCTCGTCGGTCACCCAGCCGGTGTCCACGCTGTTCATGTGGATGCCGTCGTGGAAGTAGTCGGCCGCCGAGGTGCGCGTCATCATGTTGAGCGCGGCCTTCGCCATGTTCGTGTGCGGGTGCCGCGTGGTCTTGGCCTTGCGGTAGAACTGACCTTCCATGGCCGAGACGTTGACGATGTGCTTGTCGCGTTCCGGCGTCCGCGTCATCAGGGGCTTGAGGCGCGCGTTGAGCACGAACGGCGCGACCGCGTTGACGAGCTGCACTTCGAGCAGCTCGACCGACGAAACCTCGTCGAGCAGCAGCCGCCAGGAGTTGCGCCCGCGCAGGTCCACCTGCTGCAGGTCCTGGTCGAGGCGTCCCCGCGGAAACAGGTCCTGCTGCGCCCGCCGCTCCTCGGGCAGCAACCGCACCTGCGAAAGCTCGGCGGCGTGCGTGAGGCCCGCCACCTCATGGAGGGCGCGATCCGCCGCGACGGGCGGCGCGCCCGGGCCCTCGGGCAGCAGGTGATAGCCGCGCAGGCCCTCGTAGGCCCCGAGCAGCCGGCGCACTTCGGGCCGCAGGTGCGCGTGCGAGGCGGTCTCGCCCGCGAGCATGTGCTCGTAGTACTCCGGCGGCCGGCGCACCGTCTGGCAGGCGTTGTTGACGATGTAGTCGAGCCGGTCGCGCGTCGCCAGCAGGTGACGGCAGAAGGCCTCGACGCTCGGCGTGTGCCTCAGGTCGAGCCCGAAGATCTCGAGACGGTCACGCCACCCGGCGAAATCCGGCTCACGCGCGTAACGCTCGGCCGAGTCGCGCGGAAAGCGCGTCGTCACGATGAGCCGCGCACCGCACCGCAGCAGCTTGAGACCGGCCTGGTAGCCGATCTTGACGCGGCCGCCGGTCACCAGCGCGACGCGGCCGCGCAGGTCGGCCAGCTCGCCGCGCTTTCGAAGGTTGAACTCGCCGCATTCCGGGCAGAGCTGGTCGTAGAACGGATGCAGCGTCGTGTAGTCGCGTTTGCAGACGTAGCAGTTCTGCTCCCGCTCGGCGACGGTGTTCGCGGGATCGGCCACCTGATCCTCGGGCGAGAACTCCCTGGCGCCCGCCGGCAGCGCCGCGTCGGGCGTCGTGAAGACGGGCCGGCGGCGCAGCGTGCGGATGCCCGAGCGCTCCAGCGCGCGTTCATCCCGCTCCGCCGCCCGTTCCTTGCGCGCGCGCGCCATCTCCTTGACGAGCCGGCGCCGGTCGGCGGGAGTCGGGTGATAGACCGTGCCGGCGGCGGTGGCGAGCCGCCGGCGTTCCTCGCGGGTGAGCGGTTCGAGCAGCCGCCGGTTCGCGGCGATCTGCTCGAGCACGGTGAGCGCCTCGCGCAGCCGCTCGGGCGTTGGCGCGGGCGCGCTCGAATCGGCGGCCCGCGGAGCGTCGTCGGGATTCGTCATGGCGTGGAAGGGTAGTCGAGCGGCGCCGCGCGGCCCAGCCGTGGCGGGCGGGACGCGTCCGCCAAAAAAGGTCCCGCGATCCCCCCGGGGGAGTGCGCAGCGGCCGCCACCCCGCGGCGTCACGGCGTGGGCGCGCCTCCGGCCTCGGGCCCCCACACGGTGACGCTCCCGAAATGCCGCGAGCGGCCCGCCGCCGCCGAGTCGAACAGCGCCGCCGCCTCGGTTCCGTTGCGCCCGCCGTGGCGCACGCGCACGCCCCACCAGCGGCTGCCCGCCGGACGCGGCTCGCCGAACGCCGCGGGCCCGACGCGCAGCGAGTCGGCGATCACGAGCGCGCCCTCGTAGTAGGGGAACTTCGCGTCGAACCACAGCAGCTGGATGCGCGCCAGCCGCGGTTCGTGATGGACGAGGAACAGCAGCGCGTGCGTGTCGGCGCAGAACACGATGTCACCCGGGCGCACGGAGCCGCGCAGCAGGCGGTTCGCGCTCGCCAGGTCGGCCGCCTCGCCGTAGGGCCCGCGCAGCGCGATCGAACGCGTCTCCATGCCGAGCAGCCCCACGAACAGCAGCCACGGCGCGAGGCGGACCGGCGCGGACCGGTCCCGCGCGAGGTCGGCCAGCGAGACGAGTCCGGCGGCCGCGACCGCGAGCAGCGGCGGGACCGCGTAGTACATGTAGCGCGCCGTGAAGACGTGCGCGCCGCGCGTGCCGAGCCAGTAGGCGGCGAGCACCGGCGCCACCCCGACGAACGCGAGGAACGCCGCGGGCCGGCGGTCCGCGGCGCGCCGGAACGCGAGCGCGCCGAGCGCGAGAAAGACCGGGATCAGGTAGGTGACGCTCCCGGAGGCGTGGCGCAGCCAGTCACGCAGGTCGCGCGCGTCGGGCGGCCCGGTCCAGTGATCGGCCTCGAGCCGGGCGTTCTGCCGCAGGAAGGT
Above is a genomic segment from Candidatus Eisenbacteria bacterium containing:
- a CDS encoding SDR family oxidoreductase; the encoded protein is MTNPDDAPRAADSSAPAPTPERLREALTVLEQIAANRRLLEPLTREERRRLATAAGTVYHPTPADRRRLVKEMARARKERAAERDERALERSGIRTLRRRPVFTTPDAALPAGAREFSPEDQVADPANTVAEREQNCYVCKRDYTTLHPFYDQLCPECGEFNLRKRGELADLRGRVALVTGGRVKIGYQAGLKLLRCGARLIVTTRFPRDSAERYAREPDFAGWRDRLEIFGLDLRHTPSVEAFCRHLLATRDRLDYIVNNACQTVRRPPEYYEHMLAGETASHAHLRPEVRRLLGAYEGLRGYHLLPEGPGAPPVAADRALHEVAGLTHAAELSQVRLLPEERRAQQDLFPRGRLDQDLQQVDLRGRNSWRLLLDEVSSVELLEVQLVNAVAPFVLNARLKPLMTRTPERDKHIVNVSAMEGQFYRKAKTTRHPHTNMAKAALNMMTRTSAADYFHDGIHMNSVDTGWVTDEDPAVIAERKAVEHRFAPPLDIVDGAARITDPIVAGANTGVHVWGQFLKDYRPTPW
- a CDS encoding glycosyltransferase family 39 protein: MKPDSPTDPQRLRPAHRAALGAILVAGAVARVFESGRAPMWFDEIYTTWAARGGAAAVIARMARDVHPPLHTLLVAGWEALGGESTPWLRSLSVGFGLATIVAVFLLGRAAFGARAGLVAAALLAVHPVHVYFSQEARVYALFWLELTAAWWLAWRWLSAGGARYAAGYVVAATLALYTHYLSGLILAFTGLAGLLLAWRTDGTRRRALGWIGLHLVVAALFLPQLPTFLRQNARLEADHWTGPPDARDLRDWLRHASGSVTYLIPVFLALGALAFRRAADRRPAAFLAFVGVAPVLAAYWLGTRGAHVFTARYMYYAVPPLLAVAAAGLVSLADLARDRSAPVRLAPWLLFVGLLGMETRSIALRGPYGEAADLASANRLLRGSVRPGDIVFCADTHALLFLVHHEPRLARIQLLWFDAKFPYYEGALVIADSLRVGPAAFGEPRPAGSRWWGVRVRHGGRNGTEAAALFDSAAAGRSRHFGSVTVWGPEAGGAPTP